The region CTCGGGCCATGGACCTCTGCGTTCCGACAAGAGTTTGATCGCGGGCCGCATCGGGGAAGGTTACGACCTGGATTATGGACGCGCGGCGGCGAGGCAGACCGGCTTGGCGATCCTGGCGACCTTGCGCGAAGGCCTCGGCAGCCTCGACCGGGTCAAACGAGTGGTGAAAGTCCTGGGCATGGTGAACTCGGTGCCGGGCTTCATGGATCACCCCAAGGTCATCAACGGATGCAGTGAGTTGTTCGCTGAGATTTGGGGGGCTGACCTGGGCGTGGGCGCCCGCAGCGCGGTGGGAATGGGATCTCTTCCGGGCAATATCACCGTCGAAATCGAAGTCATCTTCGAATTGGCCTGATGAACGTCTGGCCTCGAATTGCCGGACTGGAACGGGTTCCTTCTCCCGCTCTCTTGCTCGATCGGGAACGCGTCGAAGCGAACCTCGATCGCATGGTGGACATCGCGGGCGGTCCCGACCGGTTGCGTCCGCACGTCAAGACTCACAAGATGGTTGAGTTGATCGGGATGCAGCGCAAGCGAGGCATCCGTCAGTTCAAGTGTGCCACCGTCGCCGAGGCCGAATTGCTGGGGCAAGCGGGAGCGGCCCATGTGCTGATCGCCTATCCGCTGGTGGGGCCCACCGTGTCCCGGATTCTGGAATTGCGCCAGGCCTATCCCCAGACCCGTTTCGCGGGGTTGGTGGACGATCTGGAAGCCTCCCGATCGGCCGCCCGGCAATCCTTGAGTTCCGGGGTTCCGCTCGAGATCTTGATCGATCTCGACGTGGGGCAACACCGGACGGGGGTTTCGGTGGAGTCGGCTTTGGATTTTTGCCGATCGGTGGCGGGCATGCCGGGGTTGAAGTTGGGTGGCTTGCATGCTTATGACGGCCACCTCCACCAAACGGATTTGAAAGAGCGAACACTGGCCTGCCACGCGGCTTTTGCGCTGGTGGAAGGGTTGAAAGACGCGCTCCTGAAGGCGGGTTATTCCGTGCCGCGCGTGGTGGCTGGCGGGACTCCGACGTTTCCGATTCATGCTCGTCGTCCCGGGGTGGAGTGCAGTCCTGGCACATGCGTGTTTTGGGACGCGGGATACGCGAAGGCCTTCCCGGATCTGCCGTTTGAAATTGCGGCGATGGTTCTCGCCCGGGTGATCAGCAAGCCGGCGGCGGACCGGCTTTGTTTGGATTTGGGCCACAAGGCGGTGGCCAGCGAGATGCCCCATCCCCGGGTGATTTTCCCCGAACTCCCCGACGCCGTTGCCGTGGGGCACAATGAAGAACATCTCGTTCTCCAAACGGAACGCGCGGGCGCATTCCCGGTCGGGAGCATGCTCTTGGGTGTGCCATGGCACATTTGCCCCACCGTGGCTCTTCATCAGGAAGTCTGGGTTGTCGAGCATGGCCAAGTGAAGGGGACCTGGCAGGTGCCAGCGAGGTCTCGTCGCATCGGCGTCTGACTCCGTCAGGCCTTGGCCCGGATGGGACGCCGGGTTGGATGGCGTGCGCTTCAAAAAGTTCAGAGGGATTGATCAGGAGAATATTCTATTTCTTGTTTTCCCGAGGCATGCTAGGTAAACAGCCGTCCACTCCCTCAACGTCTCCACCGAATTATGAATCGACTTCATTCCCCCTGGATTCGGATTCTGCCGGCGCATCGGTTCCAGTCCGTTCCCTCTCTCCTCGTTTTTGGCAAGCGTTGCCTTCTGCTGCTGTTGTCCGTCGTCTGGTCGATGGATGCCGGCGTCGCGAGGGCGGCCGAGCCGATCATCCCGCCGGGCGCGAAACTCGAAAAACTCTTCGAGGGCATCACGCTGACTGAAGGAGTCGCGGTGGCGATGGACGGTCTGGTTTACTTCAGCGACATCACTTTTTCGCACGTGTCGCGGAACGATCGGGGACAAATCCATGCCGGCCACATTTGGCGGTTCGATCCCGCGACGGGCAAGACGACGATTTTCCGTTCGCCCAGCGGGATGTCGAACGGCATCAAATTCGACGCGGCGGGCGACATGATCGTTTGCGAAATGGCCGACTTCGGCGGCCGCCGGGTGACCCGCACCGATATGCGGACGGGCATGAGCTACATTCTCGCCGCGATGTATGGAGGGCGCCCGCTCAATTCCCCCAACGACGTGACCCTGGACGAAAAGGGCCGCATTTACTTTAGTGATCCGCGCTATCTGGGTCATGAGCCGATTGATCAACCGGTGACCGGTGTTTATCGCATTGATCTGGATGGGTCGATCCACCGCATTATTTCCGACGCGGGCAAGGCGAATGGGGTCTGCGTTTCACCGGACCAGAAGTCGATCTATGTCGTCAGCAACGAGAATGGAGCGACCGGTTTTGAGCGGCTTGACCAAGGCGTGAAGTCGCCGGGAGATAAAATCACCTCGCCGCTTCGCAAGGGCTTGATGGCACTCCTGGCTTACGACCTGCACGCCGATGGAACGGCCACGTTTCGAAAGACCCTCGTGGACTATTCCCCCCAGGACGGTCCGGATGGATTGGTCTGCGACCGGGAGGGTAATCTCTACGTCGCGGTGCGCGCCGAAAACCGGCCGGGCATCTGCGTCTACTCGCCCGAGGGGAAAGAGATCGCCTACCTCAAGACCGAAATTCCGACGAATGTCGGATTCGGTCGCGGCCGAGATGAAAATCTGCTCTACATCACGGCGGGCAAGAGCCTCTATCGGATTCGTCTGAATAGCCGGGGCTACCATCTGCCCTCACGATGAAGGGCAGGGGGCCAATGCAGGAATCGGAAGCAGCCCGACCGTCCGGGCCGACGCGGACGCGTTACTGGGTGATCGTCTTCGCGATCACGCTGGCGATCATCACCTACGTGGACCGCGTCTGCATGTCGCAGGCCAAGCCGGACATCCAGGGAGCGTTTGCGCTGACCGACAAGCAGATGGGACTGGTGTTTTCAGTTTTCGGACTCGCCTACGCGCTGTTCGAAATTCCCATGGGCTGGCTGGGGGATCGTGGCGGGCCGCGCCGGATCCTGATGAAGGTGGTCGTCTTGTGGTCTGTCTTCACGGCGGCCACCGGGGTGGCGACGAATTACGTTTCCCTCCTGGTTTATCGATTTCTGTTCGGCTTGGGCGAAGCCGGAGCCTTTCCGAATATCACCAAGATTTTCACCCTCTGGCTTCCGGCGGTCGAGCGTGTGCGCGCGCAGGGCATCATGTGGATGAGTGCGCGCTGGGCTGGCGCTTTCACGCCGTTGTTGGTGGTTTGGATGATAGGGATCATGGGGTGGCGCTGGACGTTTGTTTGTTTCGGCATGGTGGGCGTGGTTTGGGCTGTAATCTTCTACCGTTGGTTTCGCGACAACCCCCGGGATCATCCGTCCATCAACCAAGCTGAACTGGCGCTGATCGGGACCCCAGAGGCCAACCTCGCCGGCCACGCAGCGGTCCCTTGGAAACGATTCCTATGGAATCGCACCGTTTGGATGTTGTGGCTTCAATACTTCTGCATGGCCTACGGTTGGTATTTCTACATCACATGGCTCCCAACCTATCTCAGGGAGGCCCGGCAGTTGGATGTGGGCAAGAGCGCGCTGCTTGCCGGGCTGCCCCTGTTTTTCGGTGGAATCGGCTGTCTCGTCAGCGGCCTGATTCTGAATCATGTCGCCCGCTGGCTGAAAAGCACCGCCGCGGCCCGGCGTTTTATGGCTTACTTCGGGTTGACCGGTGCGGGCGTGATGTTCGTCCTGGCCGCTTACCTTGAGAATCCAGTCCTGGCCATGATTGCGATGGGACTCTCCAGTTTTGGAAATGATTTGGTGATGCCCGGCGCGTGGGGTGCCTGCATGGATGTCGGCGGCAAGTTCGCCGGATCGCTCTCCGGCAGCATGAACATGATGGGCAATTTTGCGGGTTTCCTGGCACCCATGCTGCTCCCTTGGATTCGGGAAGCCGCCGGTGGCCGCTGGGAACCAATCTTCTGGGTCTCCGGGATCATTTACCTGATCGGCGCCATTTCGTGGGTTTTCATCGATCCGGTCACTCCGCTGGACCGGGATGAACCGTCCCGAGCGACCGGATGAAGACCCAGGCTCTCCAACGGCTTCGGGAAAAGCTCCAAGCGGATGAACCGATCTTTGGACTCTGGGTCACTCTGGAATCCGCGAGCATTTCGGAAATGGCCGTGGCGCTTGGACTCGACTGGATTGTCGTCGATGCCGAACACGGGCATTTGGATTGGAGAGAGATCCTTGAGCACGTTCGCGCCGCGGTGCGCAGCGAGACCGTGGTGCTGGTGCGCGTGGCCGAGTTGAACGGCGGCCTGATTAAGCGTGCCCTCGACATCGGCGCCGATGGCGTCGTGGTTCCCTGGATTGAGACCGCGGATCAACTCAGGCAGGCTCTGGCCTTTTGCCATTATCCTCCGCAAGGCGTTCGAGGAATTGGGGCGGAACGCGCGACGGCGTGGGGACAATGCCTGGCGCAACACACCCGGGAAGCCAACGACCACTTGCTGGTCGTGCCCATCGTCGAATCCGTCACTGCGGGAAGCAATATTTCGGCTCTTGCCCAGGTGGACGGCGTGGAAATGGTCTTTTTCGGTCCGGCGGATTACTCCTCCACGGCCGGTTTTCGCGGTCAATGGGAGGGGCCGGGAGTGGCGGAGGAACTGCTTGCCATCAAGGACACCTTGCGGGCTCATGGCAAGCACTGCGGCATCCTTGCGACCAGCCACGAAGACTTGATCGAACGGCGGTTTCAAGGCTTTCGCATGTTGGGGCTTGGGACGGATAGCGGGCTGTTCCTGCGCGGACTCCATGCGGCGCTCGGGATGGTGGGCCGCGACCGGGCTATGTCTCCGTCGTTTTTCCCGGAGGAAGAGTCTCTGCCCATGACGCCGTTGCCGCGACCACCGGAGCCTTTGCGTGTTGCCGGCTCGGAAGAAACGAGGGTGACCGGGAAAAGTCCGCCCGCATGAACTCCGGGCCATTCATCGTCGCTCTGACCTCCGACTTTTACGACAGCAGCGGCGCGCCGAGATATGCGGACATCGGCTTGTCGGTGCTCGCAGAGCATCCGCGCATCAAGACACGCGTTTTCGAGGAGCATCGCAAGCAGATCGGCGCGGACCAAATTGGCGATGCTCAAGGGGTGATGGTGCTGACGCCGGCGGTCACGGTCGATAGCGTGTCGAACGCGGACAACCTGCTCGTCATGGCGCGGTTTGGGGTGGGCTATGACGCGGTGGATGTGAAGGCGTGCACCGCCGCCGACGTGCTCGTGACCATCACTGCGGGCGCGGTGGATCGACCCGTGGCGGAGGCCGTCATTGGCTGGATGATCGCGCTGAGCCATCATATGCGCCGCAAGGACGCGCTGGTTCGTGGCGGCCAGTGGGATGAACGCTCGAAGTACATGGGACGCGAGTTGCGAGACCGAACCCTTGGGGTGATCGGCCTCGGAGGCATCGCTCGCAAAGTCATCGAACTGCTGCGCGGCTTTGGCATGAAGATCCCGTTGGCCTACGACCCGTTTGTGAGTGAGGCGAGCGCCGCGGACCACGGTGCGCGCCTGGTCAGTCTGGAACAGTTGCTCCGGCAATCGGACTTTGTTTCCATCCATTGCCCCCTGACCGCCGCGACGCGCGGCCTGCTTGGCTCCCGGGAACTGGCCCTGATGAAACCGGACGCGTATCTGTTGAACACGGCCCGCGGCGGGATCGTGGATGAGGACGCGCTCTATGCCTGGCTCGAGAACCGCCGCATCGCGGGGGCGGCCCTGGACTGTTTTGTGGAGGAACCGGTCAACGCGCCGAGTCGCTTCCGCGATCTGGACAACGTGTTGCTCGCTCCGCATAGCATTGCGTGGACTGACGAATTGTTCCGCGACATGGGCCGCGCCGCGTGCCAGGTGATGGTGGATCTTTCACACGGCGTGAAACCGAGCGGGGTGCTGAATTCCGAGCTCTTGGACCGGCCCTCGTTCAAGGAGAAGTGGGCGCGTCATGTGAAAGGCTCGCCGATCCCAGGGTAAACCGGGACCCCGAACCATCGGCTGCATCTCAACAGGGCGGTTGTCCGCTCTTGCCGGGGTGGGTCATGGAGTCCAAAATCCGGTCTCAATCCATGGTCATGCAAATGGCGCATTTCTTTCGCACCGCCTCGACCCTGATCCTGTCCGGTGGGTTGGGGGTACTCCTGGGGCAGATACCCGAGCCCACCGACGCGCCGAAACCCCGTTCTCCCGAGGAAAGTGCCGCGTCGTATCGCATGCCGGAGGGCTTTCGCATGGAGTTGGTGGCGGCAGAGCCGATCATTGCTTCGCCTTCAGGTGTGGCTTGGGATGAATACGGTCGTTTGTTCGTCACCGAACTCCATGGTTACAATCTCGAGGGCCAGCTTGACATCGAGGAACTGAACAAGAGCGGGAAGCTCGATACCGTGGTCCGGCGAGTGCAAGCCGAGGAGCGTTTCAAGAAAGCCGCCGACGCGGGCACCTACGGGGCTGTCAAGTTGCTTCGCGACACCGATGGCGATGGCCGCATGGACCGGGCCGATCTGTGGTCCACGAATATGCCTCCCGCGTACGGGTTGGTTCCGGCGCGGGGCGGGGTCATTGTGGCCTGTGCTCCCCACATCCTTTTTCTCGCGGACCCAGATGGTGATGGCCGCGCGGAGGTGCGGGAGATTCTGTTCACGGGATTTAAGACCGGGGCGTTGGAACGTGGCATCAACGCTCCTCAATGGGGATTGGACGGATGGATTTACTTCGGACGCGGCGCGGGCGGGGGACGCATCGTGGGACCGCGACTGGCCGAGCCCGTGGAGTTGCCAGGGACTGATTTTCGCATTCGAGCCGACGGCACCGCCATCGAGCCGGTCACCGGCGCGACGGGCACTTTCGGATTCGCGATGACGGAAAGTGGCGACCGTTTTGTGATGTCCACGGTGGATCCGGGGCGTCAGGTCGCGCCTTTGCCATGGAGATACCTGGCGAGGAATCGAGAGGCGGCGTTTACGGGTTTGGAGGCGGGCGGTGCGGACCGGCGTGTTTTTCCTCTGGCTCCAGCGCATCCTTGGAGGACCAAGCGCGCCGGGGATGCCGCTTACTTCAAGTTCTACCGAGACCGGTATGGTCCTTCCGACAGTGACGCCGCGGGGTGGTTCACCTCGGCGTGCAGTCCGATGATTTATCAGGACCGGGCGCTGCCAGGCTTGCACGGCCATTACTTTGTTTGTGAACCCTCGGGAAACTTGATTCATCGGGCGGTGATCGAACCCGACGGAGTGCTTCTCAAACTTCGGCGTGCCCCGAATGAGGCGGGCGCCGAATTTGCCGCTTCGAACGATTCCTGGAGTCATCCCATGAACCTGGCCCATGGACCGGACGGGTGTCTTTGGGTGGTGGATTATTATCGCGAGATTATCGAGGATTACTCGGCGATTCCCCGGCATTTGCAACAGCAATACGGACTGTACGCGGGACATGATCGGGGGCGGATATACCGGGTGACTCATCGAGACATGCCCCGGCCCGATCCCGCCGACATGAGTCGACTGGATCTCCCGGCCTTGGCCAGAGAACTGGGCAGTCCTTCGTTTTGGCGGCGTGGCACGGCGCAACGTCTCCTGGCCGAGCACGGTCGCGGCGGTCCGGAAGAGCCCGTCACGATCCTGCGACGGTTGTTGAAAGACCCGCGTTCGACGTCGGTCACCATCATTGCCGCCCTGCGCACGCTTGAGATGTGGGGCAAACTTGGCGAATCCGACCTGATCGAGGGGATGTCGCATCCCTCCGAGCCCGTTCGAGTACACGCCTTGGAACTCGCCGAAAGCGGGTTGAGATCGATGGTGGACGCTCAGCTTCTGAAGGCGGTCCTGGCGTCCGCAGCCGTCGAACGGAGTCCGCGCGTGTGTATTCAATTGGCGTTGACACTTGGGGAGTCCAGAAGGGCGGAGGTGGTGCCCGCGCTGGCGGCGCTCTTGCGAAAGCACGGTTCCGTTCGCTGGATCGAGGCAGCGGTGTTGTCTTCGTTATCCGGGCGCGCCCTGGAAATGATGGTGGAATGGGTGAAAGACCCTTTGTCGCCCGCTGGATTTCTGACCCCTCTGGCGCAGTCCTTGGCGGCTCGCCGCAACGACGGAGAACTGGAGCAAGCCCTGTTGACCTTGCGCCAGGCGCCACCCGCCATGCAAGCGGCGGCCTTGAAGGGATTGGCCCAAGGCCGGAAGAACGCGCCGCGCCGTCCCACCACTTTGGTGATGGCACGAAATCAATCCGCGCCCTTCCTCTCAAGCGATTCCGAGGAGGTCAGGACGGCGGTTCGCGAATTGGAGGAAATCCTGCGTCCGGAAAGCTGGCGAGCCGCAGCGCATGGGCCCGGGCCTGGGTCTGGGGCATTGGAGAAGATTTCGGAGGATCGCTTTCGCCAATTCACCGGTGCGTTGCAGGGTGCGCGCGACTTGAATCGTGGACGAGAGGTTTTTCGGCAGGCCTGCGCAACGTGCCATCGCGTGGGCGAGGAAGGCCACGAGGTGGGGCCGGACTTGTTGGGCCAGTCGGCCATGGCGGAAGAGAGTCTGCTCAAGGAGATCCTCCTGCCGAGCGAGCGAATTCGGCCCGGCTACGAAACCACGGTGCTGGAGTTGAGAGAGTCATCCGCCCTCACGGGAATTTTGAAGGAAGAAGGCGCGACCAGCCTGACGTTGGTCCTGCCGAATGGAGTCGAGCAGACGATCCTGCGAAAGGAGATCCGTTCCGTGATGATTTCAGCCGGTTCGCTGATGCCTTCCTTTGCGGAGACCCTCGCGCCGTCCGATGCCGCCCATCTTCTGGCGTGGTTGAAACAGCAGAAACCGAGCGGGACTCCGGATGCAACGCCGCGGCAGTGAACGTCCAACTCC is a window of Verrucomicrobiota bacterium DNA encoding:
- a CDS encoding hydroxyacid dehydrogenase — protein: MNSGPFIVALTSDFYDSSGAPRYADIGLSVLAEHPRIKTRVFEEHRKQIGADQIGDAQGVMVLTPAVTVDSVSNADNLLVMARFGVGYDAVDVKACTAADVLVTITAGAVDRPVAEAVIGWMIALSHHMRRKDALVRGGQWDERSKYMGRELRDRTLGVIGLGGIARKVIELLRGFGMKIPLAYDPFVSEASAADHGARLVSLEQLLRQSDFVSIHCPLTAATRGLLGSRELALMKPDAYLLNTARGGIVDEDALYAWLENRRIAGAALDCFVEEPVNAPSRFRDLDNVLLAPHSIAWTDELFRDMGRAACQVMVDLSHGVKPSGVLNSELLDRPSFKEKWARHVKGSPIPG
- a CDS encoding SMP-30/gluconolactonase/LRE family protein; this encodes MNRLHSPWIRILPAHRFQSVPSLLVFGKRCLLLLLSVVWSMDAGVARAAEPIIPPGAKLEKLFEGITLTEGVAVAMDGLVYFSDITFSHVSRNDRGQIHAGHIWRFDPATGKTTIFRSPSGMSNGIKFDAAGDMIVCEMADFGGRRVTRTDMRTGMSYILAAMYGGRPLNSPNDVTLDEKGRIYFSDPRYLGHEPIDQPVTGVYRIDLDGSIHRIISDAGKANGVCVSPDQKSIYVVSNENGATGFERLDQGVKSPGDKITSPLRKGLMALLAYDLHADGTATFRKTLVDYSPQDGPDGLVCDREGNLYVAVRAENRPGICVYSPEGKEIAYLKTEIPTNVGFGRGRDENLLYITAGKSLYRIRLNSRGYHLPSR
- a CDS encoding c-type cytochrome encodes the protein MESKIRSQSMVMQMAHFFRTASTLILSGGLGVLLGQIPEPTDAPKPRSPEESAASYRMPEGFRMELVAAEPIIASPSGVAWDEYGRLFVTELHGYNLEGQLDIEELNKSGKLDTVVRRVQAEERFKKAADAGTYGAVKLLRDTDGDGRMDRADLWSTNMPPAYGLVPARGGVIVACAPHILFLADPDGDGRAEVREILFTGFKTGALERGINAPQWGLDGWIYFGRGAGGGRIVGPRLAEPVELPGTDFRIRADGTAIEPVTGATGTFGFAMTESGDRFVMSTVDPGRQVAPLPWRYLARNREAAFTGLEAGGADRRVFPLAPAHPWRTKRAGDAAYFKFYRDRYGPSDSDAAGWFTSACSPMIYQDRALPGLHGHYFVCEPSGNLIHRAVIEPDGVLLKLRRAPNEAGAEFAASNDSWSHPMNLAHGPDGCLWVVDYYREIIEDYSAIPRHLQQQYGLYAGHDRGRIYRVTHRDMPRPDPADMSRLDLPALARELGSPSFWRRGTAQRLLAEHGRGGPEEPVTILRRLLKDPRSTSVTIIAALRTLEMWGKLGESDLIEGMSHPSEPVRVHALELAESGLRSMVDAQLLKAVLASAAVERSPRVCIQLALTLGESRRAEVVPALAALLRKHGSVRWIEAAVLSSLSGRALEMMVEWVKDPLSPAGFLTPLAQSLAARRNDGELEQALLTLRQAPPAMQAAALKGLAQGRKNAPRRPTTLVMARNQSAPFLSSDSEEVRTAVRELEEILRPESWRAAAHGPGPGSGALEKISEDRFRQFTGALQGARDLNRGREVFRQACATCHRVGEEGHEVGPDLLGQSAMAEESLLKEILLPSERIRPGYETTVLELRESSALTGILKEEGATSLTLVLPNGVEQTILRKEIRSVMISAGSLMPSFAETLAPSDAAHLLAWLKQQKPSGTPDATPRQ
- a CDS encoding RidA family protein, whose protein sequence is MSAESRLAELKLELPPAPKPIGVYKPLVICGHLAYVSGHGPLRSDKSLIAGRIGEGYDLDYGRAAARQTGLAILATLREGLGSLDRVKRVVKVLGMVNSVPGFMDHPKVINGCSELFAEIWGADLGVGARSAVGMGSLPGNITVEIEVIFELA
- a CDS encoding MFS transporter — its product is MQESEAARPSGPTRTRYWVIVFAITLAIITYVDRVCMSQAKPDIQGAFALTDKQMGLVFSVFGLAYALFEIPMGWLGDRGGPRRILMKVVVLWSVFTAATGVATNYVSLLVYRFLFGLGEAGAFPNITKIFTLWLPAVERVRAQGIMWMSARWAGAFTPLLVVWMIGIMGWRWTFVCFGMVGVVWAVIFYRWFRDNPRDHPSINQAELALIGTPEANLAGHAAVPWKRFLWNRTVWMLWLQYFCMAYGWYFYITWLPTYLREARQLDVGKSALLAGLPLFFGGIGCLVSGLILNHVARWLKSTAAARRFMAYFGLTGAGVMFVLAAYLENPVLAMIAMGLSSFGNDLVMPGAWGACMDVGGKFAGSLSGSMNMMGNFAGFLAPMLLPWIREAAGGRWEPIFWVSGIIYLIGAISWVFIDPVTPLDRDEPSRATG
- a CDS encoding D-TA family PLP-dependent enzyme; protein product: MNVWPRIAGLERVPSPALLLDRERVEANLDRMVDIAGGPDRLRPHVKTHKMVELIGMQRKRGIRQFKCATVAEAELLGQAGAAHVLIAYPLVGPTVSRILELRQAYPQTRFAGLVDDLEASRSAARQSLSSGVPLEILIDLDVGQHRTGVSVESALDFCRSVAGMPGLKLGGLHAYDGHLHQTDLKERTLACHAAFALVEGLKDALLKAGYSVPRVVAGGTPTFPIHARRPGVECSPGTCVFWDAGYAKAFPDLPFEIAAMVLARVISKPAADRLCLDLGHKAVASEMPHPRVIFPELPDAVAVGHNEEHLVLQTERAGAFPVGSMLLGVPWHICPTVALHQEVWVVEHGQVKGTWQVPARSRRIGV